In Mycoplasma sp. OR1901, the following are encoded in one genomic region:
- a CDS encoding ribose-phosphate pyrophosphokinase produces MNKKDCVLFGMNNSTKLATKVSELLELPLSKVERTVYADGETMLVPGQTVRNRDVFVIASTSRPVNENMMELLLFIDALKRASAKSINIVLSYYGYARQDRKASGRQPIGAKLMADLLQTAGATKITCVDLHNPSIQGFFDIPVDDLKGQYPIAMALKNMKEKFTVVSPDHGGTVRARKLAELIADTVQICIIDKRRTDVNKTEVMGILGNIENRNAVIIDDIIDTGGTILKAVDTLKENGAKKVVVAATHGIFTKGFEMFENNPNVEKVIITDSIDNYELASKFSKLEIISLSEFLSKVIKASFEDESISQIYQDYRTKISKM; encoded by the coding sequence ATGAATAAAAAAGATTGTGTATTATTTGGAATGAATAATTCTACTAAATTAGCAACCAAAGTTTCTGAATTATTAGAGTTACCTCTTTCTAAAGTTGAAAGAACTGTTTATGCCGATGGAGAAACAATGCTTGTTCCTGGTCAAACAGTAAGAAATAGAGATGTTTTTGTTATTGCAAGTACAAGTAGACCTGTAAACGAAAACATGATGGAGTTATTACTCTTTATCGATGCATTAAAAAGAGCTAGTGCAAAATCAATTAATATAGTTTTAAGTTACTACGGTTATGCAAGACAAGACCGTAAAGCTAGTGGTAGACAACCTATTGGTGCTAAATTAATGGCTGACTTATTACAAACAGCCGGAGCAACAAAAATTACTTGTGTAGACTTACATAACCCATCAATACAAGGATTCTTTGATATCCCTGTTGATGATTTAAAAGGTCAATACCCAATCGCTATGGCTTTAAAAAATATGAAGGAAAAATTTACTGTAGTCTCACCGGATCATGGTGGTACAGTTAGAGCTAGAAAATTAGCTGAACTAATCGCTGATACAGTTCAAATTTGTATTATTGACAAAAGAAGAACAGATGTTAATAAAACAGAAGTTATGGGTATTTTAGGTAACATCGAAAATAGAAACGCTGTTATTATTGATGATATTATCGATACAGGTGGAACAATTTTAAAAGCAGTTGATACATTAAAAGAAAACGGTGCTAAAAAAGTTGTTGTTGCCGCAACACACGGTATTTTCACAAAAGGTTTTGAGATGTTTGAAAACAACCCTAATGTTGAAAAAGTAATTATTACAGACAGTATTGATAACTATGAATTAGCTTCTAAATTTAGTAAATTAGAAATTATTTCTTTATCAGAATTCTTATCTAAAGTTATTAAAGCTTCATTTGAAGATGAAAGCATTTCACAAATTTATCAAGATTACAGAACAAAAATTTCAAAAATGTAA
- a CDS encoding ABC transporter ATP-binding protein, which translates to MTDKDTQEITTEVNNVEPVVVSKKDLNQKINRKNVFEVLDSDTNSTKMIVDRSIARKLNKAANRRRPKDEFKTLKNDPGKIIEVRNVSKYYLSGNTVTRVLKNVSLSINKGEFVMIFGKSGGGKSTLLNLISGLDRPSRGNIIVCDTNLPYLNDLQLTLFRRKNVSFIFQNYNLLQNLSGYDNVETGAYLQKDKDKRLNIDQLFKDFDMEDVKNKYPSQMSGGQQQRISILRALSKNSDIIFADEPTGALDDKTTKLVLSYLYDINKKYGITIVMVTHNQYIERIADKVIHVRNGKITGETINSNPTHPNLLDWKE; encoded by the coding sequence ATGACTGATAAAGATACACAAGAAATTACAACAGAAGTAAACAACGTTGAACCTGTTGTTGTTTCTAAAAAAGATTTAAATCAAAAAATAAATAGAAAAAATGTTTTTGAAGTACTTGATTCAGATACAAACAGTACTAAAATGATTGTTGATAGATCTATTGCTAGAAAATTAAATAAAGCTGCAAATAGAAGAAGACCAAAAGATGAATTTAAAACATTAAAAAACGATCCTGGTAAAATCATCGAAGTTAGAAATGTAAGTAAATATTACCTTTCTGGTAATACAGTTACTAGAGTTTTAAAAAATGTTTCTTTAAGCATAAATAAAGGTGAATTCGTAATGATTTTTGGTAAATCCGGAGGAGGTAAATCAACACTATTAAACTTAATTAGTGGACTAGACCGTCCTTCACGTGGTAACATTATAGTTTGTGATACAAACTTACCATATTTAAACGATTTACAATTAACATTGTTCAGAAGAAAAAATGTTAGTTTCATTTTCCAGAACTATAATTTACTACAAAATTTATCAGGTTATGACAACGTAGAAACAGGTGCTTACTTACAAAAAGATAAAGATAAAAGATTAAATATAGACCAATTATTTAAAGATTTTGATATGGAAGATGTTAAAAATAAATATCCTTCTCAAATGTCAGGTGGTCAACAACAACGTATTTCTATTTTAAGAGCTCTATCTAAAAACTCAGATATTATTTTTGCTGATGAACCTACAGGTGCTTTAGATGATAAAACTACTAAATTAGTTTTAAGTTACTTATATGATATAAATAAAAAATACGGAATAACAATCGTTATGGTTACTCACAACCAATACATTGAACGTATTGCTGATAAAGTTATCCATGTTAGAAACGGTAAAATAACAGGTGAAACTATTAACAGTAATCCTACACATCCTAACTTATTAGATTGAAAAGAATAA